Below is a window of Ahaetulla prasina isolate Xishuangbanna chromosome 1, ASM2864084v1, whole genome shotgun sequence DNA.
AGTGAACTGCATTTCAGGATTTTCTGTGAATCCCATAAGAATGAATTCTGTTATGACAGTCTGATTTCCTTTATCCATGATCTTTCACAATGGATGCTGGATCCAGGATGAGAGATAAATCCAGAATTCCCTTCTGTTTATATCCTGGGAAAGAAAGCTGCATTTTGAAAGTATTTCATCTGTTTAGCTTTTATTTGAAAACAATTCTGAAACTGAAATATTGTTACTATAAACTCTGTACTAGCTATTATAATGCCAATCAATAAGATTTCATCAATAAAACTCATTCAGAAAATTCTGCCTATACAGTTTACAACATTCAAACACAAAATTAGATCTTTAAAATGATTACTATTTGCAGGAAAATTTATTCTCATAACAATGTTCTTTAAGTTTGAACTTCTAAATATCAAACTGAAGATAAGAGAAGTTTTCCTTTAGCTGAGATGGAAAGCAAGAATTCTGGATATTAAAGTTATAaatgttgttaagtcaatcacattTGCTGTGAAAGTTGTATCGCACAATTACACAAAAATATGTAAGTGTGGAATTAAGTCCCAATAAATACTTCAATATTTCAGTATTATGAAGAATCTGACTTTGGCAAGCCTCAGTTGCCAATTGCCGTACAGTCAAAGCATTCTAAGTTATTTTTTAGTGTCAAATTCTTATACAAATTCAATACAAAAAGTCCTATATGATGGTAAAACATGTGAAATCCacttagttttttatttttaactttacttTGTATtgttattaataaaaaacttACCAGGAATATTTCAAATGTTTCTTTCCTTACTTTCAGATTCTACAAGTAAGGTAGAAGGAGAAAGCTTAAATGCTATTTAATGCCATCTGGGATATTATCCCCTGATATTCTCAGCTACCAAGTTCTTGGGAATTGTTGTATCTACTAATAaatgtgagtgtgtatgtgtttatttgtttgtatgtatgtacccATCATTCTATTCCCTTCTGCAGTAAGAAGTGCTATACAAAGCGCCAAAAAGGAATAAGAAATGGTATGCTAAATGATTTGAAGAGATAAAATAAgaagtagaaaagaaaatctaGTTTACACCAATATCATCCATTGCACCTCTGCACACCTTTCTTTCCCTGAAAATCATTCTTATTTCCACCATATGATTCTTCCATTTCAcatattatattttgttttttacatttatcttCTCCCTGTTTTGAGGATTGTATCAACTCTATCTAATGatggaaggcctccaaggtcccttccaactctgttgttattattattattattatcttggtCTTCCTCTCATTCCCAGCCATTTTACCCtttcttatatatatgttttgcaATCTGAcctttattcattttttctagaGGACCAGACCACCTCATTTACATCTTTTATACTGGTCACTCACTCATATTATTTAGCACTCATTTATTTCGGAcagttgcttcttgttttaccaccCCCTTAAGTATCCCATTCTCATTGCATTCAACTTCCTTCCATGTCTCTCCTGAGATACCCATCTCTCACTTCCAAATAAAAACAAGTGGGCAAAATCACATCCTGCACTCATCCATTAACATATATTTCAATAAATATTCATTCCTTGTAACAAACCATATGCCACCTATTATCTTTCTGCTATCATTTTCATAGCCATCCACTTTCTCTTGTTTGGTAAAGAGACTTCCAATTTCTTTCCCATAAATTCATCTGCTTGCTTGAGGTTTTCACCATGTATGCATAATGTGCCATCAATCACTCCTTTTCCCCAAATGTGCACAAACATTTTTTCATACTGCTCATTGCATCGTGCAGTTTGCTGCAATAATTCAATCTGTCAGTCAGCAATATGGCATCATCTGCATTCACATACATTTATCGCCCCATCTCAAATATATCATAGCAGGGTTGCTTATACATTTATgtataaatacattaaacaagTAAGAGAACATCACACCTTTTTGTCCtagtttctgttttttcttcctaGTATTTTCTTGCAAGAGTAtggtcctttattattattattgttgttatttggaTCAGCCAAGTGTTGATTCATTGATTGTGACAGGAATTGACTGACCAGCTTGTTACCCAAGCCTGACTTTGTGGGCTATAAGAaaaggtgattggcccaaggtcacccacccagctttcatgcctagggctgTTGAATCacctattaaaatatttatttatcttattttaacttatttatcttttttctaacTTATTCTAACAATTTCTGACCTACTATTCCCATATTCAGGAAAACTTTCCCATAAACCAAGCTTACCCACTTCATCATAAACTTTCTCTAAATTGATAACATTTCTCAATGTCATGCTGAAGAGCAAAAAGATGGTTTACACATTCCCTGCCTGGTATGAAATATTCTACTTCTCAAATGTTGCTCATTGTCACCTTGAGTATCCTTTCAGTCAAAATCCTGACAAACAGTTACAGCTTCACCTGGGTAAAGGTACACCCTACAGCACTAATATCTTCTGTGATGAGCCGGCCTGATAGAGACCTCTGAAAATGTCAGGGATGTGTGCTCCTTCCCAGGGTGAAGGATCATGTGTTTAATCATCCATCCCTTCATTCCCTGAGTGAGCTAGAACTCTGCTCTGTTATTCTCTGGTTCCTTAGATATGTATCATCCTCTTATTCAACTGAGAAGGTTTGAAGTTAAGGAGTTCCCAATCAAAAAGTACAAGTGCAGACTGCCTATCTTTATTGTTGATAGTGGTCAATACTTTCATAGGTGTGGATGGCCAATGCAGCATTATGCCTGCTTTGCTGTTAAGACGAGAAGGGCATTATAAACCATCTACAAAGGAATGACTTACAAACCAGTTGCAGAAGAAGGATTTGCATTTAACTTGTGTACAAAGCACTCCTTCAAAGGTTTGCATTGCCCTCATTATTCTCTCCATTTCATCTGCCCCACAGAACACCAGTCCTGTGATCAGGCTAAGACTAAAAACTGACTCAGTGTCACCCGGTGAACAACCATGATCTTCCAATTATAGTCTAAAACCTTAATCGCATGATGGATCTTATTCAGCTATTTCTTAGAGAAATAGCTATGGTCTTAGGTCCTCAATTACAGGGTTTAATTGCATATATTGTTTATAATGAACAAGTAAGTATTTATACATCAtcagagagaatggagatttgcatAAAATATGGTTATGTTCATTTAATTTGGGAGAGAGCAAGATAAATATTAATTTGGAAACAATTCTTCTGATTTAAATTGAAATATAATAATATGATAATGAGAATTCTGTTCTCAGGGAAGTTGTGTGTGCTATCCAGGCACAAACTATTGATAGGGAACTTCATGAAAACCAGcaactttatatatattttcaatcTCAAACCTAGCCTGGGAAGCTCTTCAAATACCAGATGCTATCAAATACAGGTAGGATCCCTGACATGTAGAACTCAGGCCAATCTGTATTAAATACATGGAGGCTACAGGTGAGATCATCCTGTGTAATTTCACTTCCCTgccatgttttcattttttaggaaGTGTTATTTGTAATTTAGTTACAGTATAATGCAACAGCAGGTTTCCAGTTGATCAGAAGAAGatgaagtgaaccgctccaaacttgattgcagaaaatatgacttcaacaacagagtggtcaatgcctggaatgcactacctgattctgtggtttcatccccaaaccccccaaattttaacctaagactgtctactgttgacctcaccccattcctaagaggtctataaagggcgtgcataagaacaccagtgtgcctaccgtccctgtcctaatgtttcctctatttgtatctattttatgtatccaatccatgtttatacttattacctaatacagtcttgacaaataaataaataaataaaagatgaactTGCTTTTTCATCATCAATGTTGAAAGACAATGTTGAAAGACGACTTATATTAAGTTGATGAGATTGCTGTGTTAGCTGAAGCTGCAAATGGTAGTCTGCAAGCTATAATAAAAGTTAAGAAGCATCAtgaaaaaaaatgggactaagattaaagataaagaagaacaAACTAATGACATTGGCACAATAAAACTTAGGCTTGACAATAAAGATATTGAATTGATTGATAGCTTCTGTCTTTTAGGATTTACCATCAATAATAAAAGAACCAGCAATTGAGAAATATATCCCAAACTAGCACTGTGTAGGGTAGGAAGGAAGACCTTGGAAAAATTCTTCAGTATGTTTATACCTACAAAGATGAGGAATCGTGTATTTAATATTTTTCGTGACACTTTATGGAGGTGAAAGTTGGACTTCGAAGACATAGCATAcaagaaatatttctatttttgggttttggttttggagaagattcctgagaatatATGGATagataagaaaacaaacaaaggaatagtgcaacaaatcaatccagagggTTGGGAAAcacagaaggaaaggaaagaagaaaatgagcCAAGTGAATTGATTTGATTACACTGGTGATAGATGTACTACTGGAAAACCTAAACCTACAAACTAAATCAGGACAGATCATCTTGGAGAAGGTCCATCTTTGTGCttgctaagagttgacaatgACTTATAACACAtaatcaaacaatcaatcaatgaagtGTCAATGAAGTCTTTAAAGCATTTGTGGATGTTATCTCTGTCCTGTAAACTTAACAGACtcccacacacacagaggaacACAAGCAATTAGTAGAATTTTTTCCCCTGATCCTTTGAAAATTCATTTACCAACAGTAGAAGTAGCATATTACCCTTGATAATAAACTTAAAATAATAGTTGAGGGTTACCACCAGGGAATCAGCTGTTTGGATCATAAGGATCTTCTATACAAAGGATATCTCAATGACTCACTGAACTAATCTAACTATACAAGATCTTTGCTACTTTTCAGAATATTTCTACCATTATTTCGCTTGGACAAGAAGAGCTGTCTTCAGATAATTTCAGCAAATAGTGTAATCATATGTTCAGGTATCTGAAAATGCTTTCAATCTTTTTAATTCCTAGCTTGTAAATCAGAATGTCATGGGATGTTTTGccattttttgttgttgaaatTATGATATATCTACTACACAATTTGCCAAGGAAGTTACTGGTTCAAAACTGATACGTTATGATAGACTTGTTCTTGATCAATCCATGTTGACTTGTATTTATTATGGCATTATTTTTTAAGACACTTGCATATCTTTTAATGGTCTAATCTCAATCTGCCCAGATTCACTTGTGCGTAGATCATAGGATCTTCCTTTCTAAATGGATCCACTTTGAAAGGTTTGCTATACATAGGTCTGTTTCATCATTGTGTGTCTAGGAAGCCGCACTACAAACAGAAGGAAAATGGATTTATTGATGAAGTGTAAGAAGTCTCCTATCTGAAAGAACTTGCCCAAAATTCTATAGAAAAGAATGCATGCACAGGACTGCTAAAGAAGAGCTGGACATCAGTTGTTATAAAATTCAGTACCAATAGTATACTTCTGATTACCAATTGCTACTGTCCTCATAACCTGAGTATCTCACTGGTATCTGCTTGACTACTGTAAAAACAGAATGATATGCTAAACAGGTTTTTAACACTCATTCAGCAAGAGCTTTTTGACCTTCATTGCTACATTAATgcagaaatagaaatatagaaaaatgGTATAGATGTGTACCACTATAAATGATTTAAgactgagatgatgatgatgatgatgatgatgatgatgatgatgattatttattagatttttataccacccttctcccgagatGCTGCTAAATGACTTCCCATGTCAAGTTTATTCTGTCCCTTAAATATTATTTAGGGCCTTTCCATGCTGCCCAGTTAAAATGCTTTCTGCTAGACCTTGAATCCTTAGTACTGCTCCCAATCCTTCCTCTGTAAACACTGTTCTGGGTTGCCACTAAATAACGGTGTCTTCATTTTATGTAACAATCATCAAGGAAATGGACTGGTGGATTCCCCCGGCTTTATTTCCCATCCTTCCTGCCAAGCACCATGAATTTTTACAAGGGCTAAGGCTGTACTGGGGAGGAATTGAGGTTTGACAGATAGCTTGAATGGCAGGTTGAACCATCTGTCAAAATTCACTTTGGCTTGCCAATGTCTTGGATTGGTGCATTGGAAATGAGTTTGACTAATAGCTGAGCAATTGTCTTCCATTGCCACTGCCAGTTAGCTATTATCAGGTTTATTCTGAAGCTAAGTTAGGGTATGTGCCACAGAGCATTAAATGTGTGCTCAAAATAAACCTCACAGCAGATCATCGCTGTAGATGACACAGCAGAAACAAAGCTGGTTTCATTTCTCAGGATTCCCCCAGTGATGGACCCTCTTTCAAAGCCAAGACTTCTGGTTCAGTTTGGGGAGAGTGCAGTTTGAAAGAACAACACACTCCTTCTTCCCCAATCAAAAAGTCCTCGGAGAATAGTATCCAGGGACTGGCAAGAGAATGGTAtgagtgtagaatagaatagaatagaatagaattttattggccaagtgtgattggacacacaaggaatttgtcttggtgcatatgctctcagtgtacataaaagaaaagatacgttcatcaaggtacaacatttacaacacaaatgatagtcaatatatcaatataaatcataaggattgccagcaacaagttatagtcatacagtcataagtggaaagagattggtgatgggaactatgaaacgattaatagtagtgcagattcagtaaatagtctgacagtgttgagggaattatttgtttagcagagtgatggccttcgggaaaaaactgttcttgtgtctagttgttctggtgtgcagtgctctatagcgtcgttttgagggtaggagttgaaacagtttatgtccaggatgcaagggatctgcaaatattttcacggccctcttcttgattcgtgcagtatacaggtcctcaatggaaggcaagttggtagcaattattttttctgcagttctaattatcctctgaagtctgtgtttttcttgttgggttgcagaaccgaaccagacagttatagaggtgcaaatgacagactcaataattcctctgtagaattggatcagcagctccttgggcagtttgagcttactgagttggcgcagaaagaacattctttgttgtcctttttaatgatgttttgatgttagctgtccatttgagatcttgcgatatgatagaacccagaaatttgaaggtttctactgttgatactgtgttgtcaagtattgtgagaggtggaagtatggaagggtttttcctaaagtctaccaccatttctacggttttgagtgtgttcagttccagattgttttggttgcaccacaaggctggtcgttcgacctctcgtctatatcggattcgtcattgtctcgaatgagaccaatcactgttgtgtcatctgcgaacttcagtagcttaacaaatggatcattggagatgcagtcattggtatacagagagaagagaagtgggagagcacacagccttgggggcccctgtgctaattgtacaggtatttgatgtgatcttgcttagcttcacctgctgcttcctgtttgttaggaagcttgtgatccacttacaagtctgttccggtacctgtagctggtttagcttagttagaagaatgtctggaatgatggtattgaatgctgaactaaagtctacaaaaggacccttgcataggtctttggagactcaagatgttgtaggatgtagtgcagagccatattaacagcatcatctgttgatctatttgctcggtatgcaaattgcaaggggtctaagagcggattcgtgatggttttcaggtaggaaagcactagcctttcaaaggttttcatgactacagatgttagagcaactggtctgtagtcattcagttccttgatggtgggcttcttggcactgggatgatggtagagcgtttgaagcaagaaggaacatagcacatctctagtgatttattgaaaatatgggtgaagatggggccaattggtcagcacagacttttaagcaagaaggagttatcttgtctgggcctggagcttttcctggcttttgtctgtgaaataggtcctgcacttccttttctgtgatcactaggggttgtgaacccaatgaaatggggtcagttgtaggaggcttggctgttgttggtgtgtctgagatgggggttgtggagataggtggctgtagtttcctttcaaacctgcagtaaaactcattcaggtcatctgccagttgttgattaccttcagcctgggaaggaggtttgccatagccggtgatatttttaagagttttccacatgtttgctggttcatttgctgaaaattgattctttagcttttcagagtagcttctttttgctgctcttatctcccttgttagtgcatttctggcctgattgtacagcattttatcaccttttctgtaggcttcctctttggaatgtcgtagctgcttaagtttaggtgtaaaccaaggtttgctattactgtgtattcgcaagttccttgtaggtacacataggtcttcacagaagttgacatatgatgttacagtatctgtgagttcatccaggtctgcagaggtatctttaaaaatattccaatcagtgcagtcaaaacatgcctgtagctttaattcagattcctccgtccaggttttcactgatttaattattggttttatggctttaagtctttgcctgtaagcaggtacaaggtgaatcatccaatgatcagagtgtcctacagctgcacgtggtaaagaccgataagcatcttttagtgttgtgtagcagtggtctagagtattcttgcctctggtgggacaattgacatgctgaaagtattttggtagttcaacCTAGAATGATCAATAGGTGCTTAAGAACCTCACCTGCCAAGCATGGATCCATCTTCTAGGCGTTACTTGGCTTCACTACCCAGTGAATGATCAATGAAGTGTCTTAGATTGTATCTACAGTAAAATTACCATGCTTCCTGTTTCAGAGGAAAATACTATTTTAAGAGCAGAAAAGCTAAGGCTGGGTTAATGCTGCCTGTGGTATCGTTTGGAGATAACATAAAAACAGTATCATGGGGAATATATCAGAAAAACGATTGTTGAGGAATATTTTCCTCATGATTAAGTCTAAAGGTCTTTGCTCTGATTCATTACACATCCTGATGCTTTGCGTTATCAGTGGCAGCTAAGAAGCTTCATTTGCAGAGCCTTGGACAAGATAAGGATCCTTATAaaatatccttttttatatattacAGATCTGATGCCATTGAAGAAACAGATACTAGCCTTTCAACAGTTTTTAATTACTGAAGAGAAATGATTGAAGAAAACCACACAAAGGTGACTGAATTTGTTTTTGTAGATTTACTGGATAGTCCAGAGATGGAGCTGCTCTCTTTTATTGTGATATTAATTATCTATTTAATTACACTGACTGGCAATCTGGGGATGATCATATTAATCAGGATAAGCTCTCAGCTCCAGAGCCCTATGTATTTCTTCCTCAGTCATTTGTCTTTCTTAGATTTTGGGTATTCTTCAGCCATTGCCCCTAAAATGCTAGCTAACATACTGGCAGACAAGAAAAGCATTTCATATGCTAATTGTGCTGCacaaatgtattttttcattTTCTGTGCAAGTACTGAGTGTTTCCTCCTGGCAGCGATGGCGTATGATCGGTACGTGGCTATCTGTAATCCTCTCCTCTACGTGGTTACCATGTCTCCCAAAATGTGCTCTGTGATGGTAGCTGGATCTTATCTCATTGGCTTGGTGAATGCAGTGACACAAACAGCTTCTACCTTTCAGCTCTCTTTTTGTGGCTCCAATGTCATCAACCATTTTTTCTGCGATGTTCCCCCTTTGCTGTCTCTTTCTTGTACTGACACAAGCATCAACGAAATGGTGCTCTTCATTTTTGCAACAATCCTGGGAATATTTACTTCAACAGAAATTATGGTGTCGTATGCATTCATCTTGACAGCAATCCTGCGGATTAATTCAACTGAGGGGAAACAAAAGGCTTTTTCAACATGTGCCTCCCACTTGGCAGCTGTAATCATCTTCTATGGAACAGCTGTCTTTATGTACCTGCGCCCAAGTTCCAGCTATGTTCTGGATCAGGATAAATGGGCCTCCATCTTCTATACCATAGTGATTCCAATGCTAAATCCTTTGATCTATAGCCTAAGGAACAAGGAAGTCAAAAATGCCTTGAGAAGGAGGCAGGCACTGGAGATGGCTTTCTTAAAGGGCATGAGATGTTTATGAAGGCTGACAAATGGAatcatctcaggggtgaaatctaaattgttttgctaccggttctatgggcgtggcttgggagccatggcttggtgggatcatgtgactgggtgggcatggctatgtgactgggggatcaaaagacagaaactcactaacaatgtcctgctggagcagggttggactagatcagaggtctccaaccttggccactttaagacttgtggatttcaactcccagatttgtggacttgtggacttgtggatttcaacagcCAGAgcgaagctggctgaagaattctgggaagttttaaagtgaccaaggttggagacccctgggctagatgacctccaggtcccttccagccctggattatcctctgaagctgcatctagtgccaggtttgtaccccttccttcgtctcctccttccttccttccttccttccttccttccttccttccttccttccttccttccttccttccttccttccttccttccttccttccttccctgcctccctccctcctttctctctctctcaaaaaatgaCCCCCCCACAccttgtttttcctcccagcctacctgaagcctgctagccacatcaaaaaatggggaggggagtctgtttttcctcccttcagggagcctgctgggaggaaaaacgaacccccccccattttttggctagcacccagctgagctgcgcaatcatcagattttttttttccttttaaaagctttttttcggtagaagaaaaatgcttttaaaagtaaaaaaaaaacctctgatgattgcgcggctcagctggggcggggggtgggacagggatttttgctactggttctccaaaccacctgctacCATCACATCGCATCACATCGGGTGATCCGgtgtgaaccaggagcatttcacccctgaatcatctgctacaatgtcctaccagccaatgaatacttcagcttcaaccaaaacaatacaagagcacacaatagatacaaactcatggtaaaccgatccaaactagactgcagaaaatacgacttcagtaacagag
It encodes the following:
- the LOC131204634 gene encoding olfactory receptor 5AR1-like, whose protein sequence is MKCLRLYLQEMIEENHTKVTEFVFVDLLDSPEMELLSFIVILIIYLITLTGNLGMIILIRISSQLQSPMYFFLSHLSFLDFGYSSAIAPKMLANILADKKSISYANCAAQMYFFIFCASTECFLLAAMAYDRYVAICNPLLYVVTMSPKMCSVMVAGSYLIGLVNAVTQTASTFQLSFCGSNVINHFFCDVPPLLSLSCTDTSINEMVLFIFATILGIFTSTEIMVSYAFILTAILRINSTEGKQKAFSTCASHLAAVIIFYGTAVFMYLRPSSSYVLDQDKWASIFYTIVIPMLNPLIYSLRNKEVKNALNAFF